In Gimesia panareensis, the genomic window TGTCGCGCGATCGATGAATTCGATGTCCTCTTCCACAAAATCGAGCCCCGCTTCCAGCTCGGCCAGCAGTTCCAGCAGTTCGATCCGCGCCCGACCGATGCGGGTCGACACACCTCCCGCCAGCTGACTGAGGGCCAGGTTCAGTTCTTCGTGGTCGTGAGCATCGATCACTCCCAGCACCGCTTCGGCCTGCATCAGATCGACGCGTCCCGCCAGAAAAGCCCGCAATGTGAATTCCCCGGGTCGGGCCATTCGCGCTCCCTGGGACGCGAGTTCCTCGATCGCAGCTTCCAGCAAAGGCGGGGCACTGACTGTGTGAAATTCCGCCAGGGGCTGGCCCGTAAAACTTCGCGAGGTCGGCCAGTAATAGAGTGCCCCGGGCAATCGGGTCTCTGACCCTGCCAGCTTCAGCTCCCCGGGATGTCGCATCGCCCGCCGAGGCTGCTGCTGCCAGTCCGCATCCGATTCAAAACAGGCTGACAGATAGGGGAGAATCTCACTGCCACTGATGCGAATCAGGCCCGCTGCGCCTGCTCCGGGAGCAGACGCCAGTGCCACAATCGTGTCATCAAACTGCAGATTCATGTCGCGTCTCTCAGGAACGCCTGACTATCGACGTTTCTTGGACTTCTTGCCGGGGCCTTTGTCGCCGGATTTCTGATCGCGCTGCTTTTCGTTCAGAGCAGCCTGGGCCTGGGCCTGGTCGGCGATCTCCTGCAGCCGGGCAAACCAGCCTTTCTTCTCAGGTTTGTCGTCTTTTTCCTTTGTCTTCTTATCCTGTTTCTTATTGGAAGAAGACTTCTTCGATTCCGCAGTGACGTCGATTACATTCGGATCAGTCGTCGTGGCCGGACGACGCTTTGCCTGGAAATCCAGCAGCTTGCGTTCACAGATCCCCCACAGGCTGGAAGCGATGAAGTACACACACAGACCGGCCGGAACGCGATAGAACAGAAAGCCCATCCCGATCATCATGTAGTTCATGATCTTGTGTTGCAGTTCCTGATCCTTGTCCGTCGGAGGCGGCATGAACAGTTTCTGCTGCACTACGAACAGTCCTACGGTAATCAGCGGCAGCAGGTTAAAATTGTCCCCCAGAATCGGCAGATTGAACGGCAATTTGAAGAGGGCATCGGGGGCCGCCAGGTTGTCGATCCAGAGGAAAGGGGTGCCTCGCAGCTGGACGGCATTATTCAAAGCGGTATACAGGCCAAAGAAAATCGGCAGCTGCAGGAAGATGGGCAGACAGCCTGCCAGCGGGTTGTAGTTGTTCTTGCTGAACAACTCCATCTGTGCCCGTCCCATCTTTTCGCGGTCATCGCCAAATTTCTTTTTGAGCTCCGCGATCTGGGGCTGCAGTTCTTTCATTTTCTGAGCACCAAGGGCCTGCTTCCGCGAGAGAGGATACAGACTTCCCCGCACCATGACGGTCAGACAGACAATGGCAATCCCGTACGAAAGACCGATACTATGCAACGTGGTCAGCAGCCATAACATCAGCTTGGCAACGGGACCAAAGAATCCGAAATCCATAATCTCGGCCGCTTTCAGGGGAGGCCCGAGCAGTGATTCACGTTTGGGGCCGGCATACAGCGCGTAACTGTGTTCCGTCTCACCACCGGCCGGCAGTTCGATCTCTTCAGAATTCACCTTAATGGTCACGCGGCTCTGCGCTTCGTTCTTGACATTCTGCTGAATGAGCACAGGTTCCACGCTGGCAGAATAATTCGAACGCATCTCGCCGTTGACCAGCTCGGGTTTAAAATTCTTCCCGTCCGGTGAGAGCAGGGCGGCAAAATATTGAACGTCCACACCTGCGAACTGAAACGCCCGCGTGTACTTCTCCACGTTCTTCGCCTGAACCTCTTCGATAATGTCTGGTGCATTTAAGGTTTCAGTATCGATACTCATATCGTTCTGCAGGAAGCCAATACGCACATCGCGAAACTTACGCGTATTGTCCGCATTCTCCAGGGGAATCCCGACCGGCCCCAGCAGCTGATAATCCAATACCTGCCCCTGCGAACTCTCATTGATCAACTTCAGATCGAAATGGATCAGGTAACCGGCCTGTTTGGTATTCCGGAATTGGCGAAAGTCTTCGTCCGGGGGCACCGGATATTTCTCGAGTCTGAATACCTTATGAACCTCGATACTCCCATCCGGGGCCGTCAGCCCCAGGTGCACCGCTTGAATGATCTTGGGATCATCCGGATCTTTGATCTCTTCCAGAACTTTCCAGTCCGTCCGACGCGTGTTGGTGAGGAAGGGTTCCAGCTTCTTATCCAGCTGTTTCATCTCGATCTGCAGCGACCGTGAAACTTCTTTGGCGCCACTGAATTCATCCAGCACTTTCAGAGGCTTCTTTTTGTCGTTCAGATCGCGATAGAGAGGATCGTTCAAAGAGGCTTCCATCACAGCAGCCCCTTGAGTGGTGATCTTCGCCTGCAGAAAGTAACCTGATTCCGGATCCAGTGAACCCAGCACAATCGTCCGCCGGGGGTTCCGGGCAAAGGCCGGCTTCTGTTCTTTCGGCTGCTCAGGCTGAGGCTTGACCTCTCCGTCTTTGAGCGGTTTCTGCGCTACCAAGGGCAGGTCCTGTTCCAGTCCATCCTGCTCCGGCTCATCCTGCGCAGGCGCATTCTCTGCCTGCTGTTGAGCAGCAGGTTGAGGGGGGGGAGCAATGCGGGGGAAGATAAACATCTGCCAGACAAAAATGACCGTAGCCGACAGTGTCACAAAGAGTAAAAGTCGTTTTTGTTCCATGATTATCGACCGTCTCGCAGACGGTCGCCCAAAAAGTTATCTAAATCAGGGATATCGTAAATCTTCTCGGCAGTTGTGTTGAAATCGTATTCAACTCTGCAGAACGTGACCTTCTCATCATCGATGATCACGTACGAAGAGCGACTGTCTGCATCGCGGGGCTGTCCGACCGAGCCCACGTTGACCAGGAATTTTTCTTCACCGAAGGGGTAAACGTAATCGATTTCATCCGGAGCAAGAAAATTCATACTTTCTGTGAAAACTCCGGGAATATGAGTGTGCCCCTGAAAACAGTACTGGTCTACCAGGCCGAAGATACGTTCCATTTTCCGCTGGTTATAAATGTCTTCAGGAAAGACGTATTCATTCAGCGGATTCCGTGCAGAACCGTGAACGAACAGCAGTTTGTCTTCGCGGATCATCCGGGGCAGTTCACCCAGAAAATCCCAGCGGTCCTGGTTTTTGTTGGCATCGCCGGTTTCCAGCATCCGCCGCGTCCAGAAAATTGCGCGTTCGGCCCCGGCATTAAAGCCTTCCGGATCAAATAAGGCTGCCTGATCATGGTTACCCAGCAGGGATTTCTTGCACCGTTTTCTGACCAGATCGATGCACTCCCGTGGATTGGGTCCATACCCGATGATATCGCCCAGGCAATAAATCTCACTGATCTCACGGCGGTCAATGTCAGCCAAGACAGCTTCCAGCGCTTCGAGATTACCGTGAATATCACTAATTATCGCTCTTAACAACGGACAACTCCCACTTTGTTTGACCGGGAACACCAGTTCGAAAGACTACCCAGGCGGATCGCTTTTACGGAGCATGACCACCAGAAGTTCTCACCAGAAAAAAACTGTGACGGGCCAGATCTGTCAAAACAGACATGATTGCCTTTGAGCAATGAAAGCCCGCCAGGTGACTGCTGAAGAAATAGAAGCCGCTACCTGCAACGGGACACTGAGTCTGACCGGGTCTGACAAAAGATCACTACAGTTCTGAGAGACCGTCTCAAATCTTTCCACCAAAGTCCCAATAGTAGCAGTACAGGGGCACCATCTCAAGGCTCTGTTTACAGTTATCATTCGTAACCTGTCAGTAAATCTTCTGATTTCGACTTACTTTTCTGCGTTACTCAGCCTGGTTTTCCCGATTCATGACTGAAAAACACACCAAAACACATTCAGATTGTCACAAACAGCGACACTTTCCGCGTGGGAATTGAGAGAAAACATGGGAACCACAGGTAATCCTGGCAATTTATTGTTTCCGCTAACGGATTCCCTGCCTGTAACAGCTGTAACTCTCACAGCAATTCTAGGGCCCACTTTCGCTGCTGCAACACCGCTTTTCATTCCCTGCAATCATTCCAGACGCTGTAACCGGCTGGTACCGAAACCAAAACCATGACCATGCGACCAGTAAACTGAATTTCAAAGCTGAAAACGAAAGACAACTGATTCCGAAAAACAACGGCACACGCCTGCCACATGTTGCCCATGTGAAACCTGTGTTCTATGTTTTGATATCCCTTCATGATGATTGCCTCCCAGTTTTCGACTCGGGCAAAGCCGTTCACCGGGCCGGTGGACACGGAGCTTGAATCGAAAATCCGGACTCGTTACGTGCTCCTCCCGGGGCAGGTGACTGATTCAGCAATCTGCGCTGTCGCATTCCAGTTGAATTTTGACAGTGCCAGACACTGGCTTCAGTGAGATCCAGCAATACAAATTGACTTTGATCCATCAAACCGGTTGTACGACGATTACAACCCTACATGCACCTTTTGGCGAGACATAATTCAATGAAGACAAATTCAGGCTCATTACTGGTAGTCGATGATGACCAACATATTCTGGAAGCGATGGCAGATTATCTGCGCAGTCTGGGGCACCGTACGGAGACCTCACTGACCTGCCTGGATGCCATTGAACGTCTGAAAGAATTTCCGTTTCAGGTCGTGATCTGCGACGTCAATCTGCCCGACCAGGATGGATTCCATTTACTGGAATGGGTACAGCAGAATGCCACTGATACCGCCGTCATCATGCTCACCGGCTATGGAACCATTGAAAGTGCAGTGGAAGCCATTCGCCTGGGCGCTTTTGAATACCTCACCAAACCGGTCATTGATGAAGAACTCAGCCTGACCATCGAACGCTGCCTCGATCAGCGTCAGGTGGTGGAAGAAAACAAATCACTGAAAGCCCAGCTCGATCAGCGGTACGGCCTGTCCAACATTGTCGGCCAGGACTACAAAATGCAGAAGATGTTCGACCTGATCGAAAGCGTCGCCGACACCCGCACCACAGTACTCATCCTCGGTGAAAACGGGACCGGAAAAACCATGACGGCCCGCGCGATTCACCAGTTGAGCGATCGTGCCAACAAACCGTTTGTCGAAGTCGCCTGCGGGGCACTGCCGGACACCTTGCTCGAAAGCGAACTGTTTGGACACAAAGCCGGATCGTTTACCGGGGCCACTCACGATAAAATCGGTAAGTTTCTCCAGGCCGACGGAGGCACCCTCTTCCTGGACGAAATCGCGACCGCCTCTCCCAGTCTGCAGGTCAAACTGCTGCGGGTTCTGCAGGACCGCGAGTTCGAAGCCGTAGGCGATACCAAAACACACTCCGTCGACATCCGCCTGATTCTGGCCACCAACCAGGACCTGGAAGAGATGGTCGCCAAAGGGGAGTTCCGCCAGGACCTCTACTACCGCATCAACGTGATCACGCTGACGCAACCGGCTCTGCGGGAACGCATGAGTGATATTCCTCTGCTGGTCGAACATTACCTGAAGGTCTATAACGAACAGGTTGGCAAAGCGATCAATGGCTTTGACCCTGCCGCCATGCAGGCCATGCTGAAATATTCCTGGCCGGGTAACGTGCGGGAGCTGATCAATGTCATCGAACGCTCGGTCGTCCTGTCCAAAGGGGACTACATTCGCGTACACGACCTGCCCGAACAGATTCGTCAGGAGCAGTCTTACTCGCTCTCGACCGAAAACCCCAGTGGGGGTAGAAGCTCACTGAAAAATGCCCTCGCAAATCCAGAGCGACAGATCATCATCGAAGCCCTGGAAGCCAATGGCTGGAACCGGCAGAACACTTCCAAAGCCCTGGGCATCAATCGCACAACGCTCTATAAGAAGATGAAAAAATATGACATCGACTTTGAAAAACAGCTGATGCACTAAGCCAACGACCGGGAAGTACTCCCACACAGGTTCATCTGACTCTCCTGAACCGGAAAGCACGTCTACCAGGCGTGCTTTTTTTACGTACACCGCACAGGCAGGATTTCCATCAAATCAGTAAAAACGAATAAAGTTAGCTTTATATACCTGTTTTTACATGCCAGATCTGCCGATATGTTGAGGAGACAAATTGCAGTTTCTGACGAAACAGGCGAAAAAAACGCTTAATTATCTCATTTTCAGGAGGGGGAAAAAATGAGGTTCGCGCTGCTTGTATGTTCCACGTTCGTGATCCAGATCTGCGGATCGGCAATTTTCGCCGAAGAAGCGGAAGCACCTAAAACCCTGGAAGAAGTCTTTCGTGAATCTGCGCCGGCACTCGATCCGGCACCGGCACCACCTCTGTCAGATCCCGCGACACCATCTCAGTTGCCTCTGGAGTCTCGAGTTCCGCAGATCGCAGCCCCCGCTGCCCCAGCAATCCCAGCACAAGAGCTTACCACCTGTCCTGGCGGTACCAGTTGCAACTGTGGAACCTGCAACTGCCAGACACCTGTCTGCGGCTGCGATTCCTGCGTCTGCAATTCCTGTCAGACCTGCACAATCTGTGACCGGATTCCGCTGCTCAACCGCTTTCCCAGCGATCGCTGCTTCGACGACTTTATCATGCCGGTCAGTAACCCCGTCTGGTCTATTGACCCGCGTTCCCTGACCTACGTCAGAGGTATCTTCATCAACCAGATGATTGACGCCCAGACGCCTGTGCTCGGTGCAGGGGACCTGCAGGTTTACGCACTGCAACTGGGGATCGCCCTTAACGAACGTCTCTCGGTCATCGCCGTCAAAGACGGATACAATACTCTGCAGACGCGGGGCATCGGCAACCGGACCGGCTGGGCTGACATCGGACTGGGACTGAAGTATGTTCTGATCCGCGATGTGGAAAATCAGTTCCTGCTCTCAGGTGGATTGATCTACGAAGCGACCAACGGTAGTTCGCGTGTCTTCCAGGGGAACGGCGACAGCGTCTGGACCCCATATCTCTCCCTCGGGAAACAGATCGGCGCCGGCCATTTAATCGCTTCGACCGGTTACCACCTTCCCGGCGACACCGCAGAGGAATCGCAGTCGATCTATTACAGCGTGCACTATGACCACCCTGTCACCAGCAAACTGTCCGCACTGGCAGAACTCAACGGAATCGTTTACACCAAAAGTGGACAGGCTCTGCCCCTGAACATTGAAGGGGGAGACTGGATCAACCTGGGGTCATCCAGCGTGGCCGGTAACAATGTCCTGACCTTCGCCTTTGGTGCCAACTACCGCTTTAATGACTGTCTGTCCTGTGCAGCCGTCTGGGAGTTTCCGCTGTCCAACCGGAAAGACCTGCTCGACAGCCGTACGACTGCGACGTTGACGCTGATGTTCTAACAGAACGACTTCGATTGAAAGGCAGTCACTCGGCGGAGGCAGCCTGTCGGTCACGGACTGTCTGTTCGAGTTGATCCAGCACTTCATCGATTGTCAGGCATGAGGTATTGATTTCCACCGCATCGTCGGCCGGTTTTAACGGGGCGACGGTGCGGCTCTCATCCCGCTGGTCGCGCTGATAGATCTGCTGCAGGATCTCTTCCAGCGTGATTTTTTTATCCTGAGCCTGCATTTCATCATACCGCCGGCGGGCTCGTTCCTCGGGATCAGCGATCAGGAAGAACTTGCAGAACGCATTCGGAAACACCACCGTTCCCTGGTCTCGTCCTTCACTGACGATATCAACACCTTCCGCTGCCTGTCGCTGCAGATAGACCAGCGCTTCGCGGACCGCGGGGTATTGCGCCACCTGCGATGCGGCATCCGTGACCGCAGCGGTCCGGATCGCCTGGGTCACATCCGCACCATCCAGGATCACATGCGATTCGGAGAAAGAAATGCGGATCTGCCGGCTCACGTCAACCACCGCCTGTTCGTCTGCCGGATCGATGTCCCGCTGCAGCACCGCCAGGGCCACACACCGATACATGGCGCCTGTATCCAGGAATTCGAAGCCCAACCGCTGAGACAGGCCCCGCGCCGCGGTACTTTTGCCCGAACCTGCGGGACCATCAATTGTCACGATCATCTGTCAGTGCGACTCCTCAAAGAAAATTTCGATCTCGGCAATTTCATAGAGTGACATTTCCACCAGCACCGCATCCTCTTCTATGGGAAGTTCGACCACCGTTTTGCCATGAAAATCGCGCTGCCGGGCACTCACGGGAGTTTTGAAACACCGCAGTTTAATCGAACGATGCACGCCTTCGGTCTCGATCAGGCGGATGGCAAATCCATTGCGGGATCGCGCGCCATTGGACTCATCCTGTTTCAGATCCATCACCCGGGTGATCTGCACATTGCTCGTCGACACATGGAACAGCCAGCCCTGATCTCCCATCCGGGGCGGACCTGCGGGACTGGAAAACTGACCTGCCGGCACCATTACGTTGCGGGCCAGTTGCATCGGGAAATTCTGATTCAGGGCAATCGAAAACTGAAACTCCCAGCGTGATTCTCCTTCCACCACCAGCATGCTGTCGAGCATTCTCGGACCGGTTTTGCGATGGAAGGGGAGCCCGTGATTCAAAATCGTCACCCGTTCTTCGCCCTCCGCGATTTCGAAATAATGTGGTCCTTCAAACCGCTCTCCCTGAAACGCGTGGGCACTTTCCAGCAGCGACCGTGTCAAAGACGCAGTGCTGTCTCCCCAGGCGAAACGGGATGCATAATAGTGATCCCAGGGATTTCCTTCAGGCTTTACCTGCGCGTTCAGTTCGATCTTTAAATCGAGAATCGGACGTCCCCGCCACAGTTGAAAGGTCTGTCGGAACGTCGCCAGCGCATTCCCGCTGACCTGGTCGTACAACTCCCCGGTCGTGACGATTTCTCCCATTCCCGGGCCGGCACACGTCAGTTCCGCCTGCACACCGCGAATCGCGGCATACGGCGTTTTCTCGTCCCAGTCCCCCAGGGGATCGGGGCGGGGGATATTCCGCTGATAGGGGAAGCGATACGCGAGCTGCTGACTCAGCCGGTTCGGCTTGCGTCCGTATTCCTTGATCTGCGCGATGCCCCCCGTCTCCTCGTGGATGTGCACTTCGAAGAATTCATTTCGCAACAACAGCGGCTCGGCAATCGGGACGTTGCTTTTCACCGTAGGGGCCGGAGACTTCCCGGGCTGCAGCCAGACAAAGCCGGCTCCCGGAATTTCCACCACTGCTTTTTTGCGTTGTTCGTCGAACTGGGTCGCTTTGATGTAATCTCGCGCCTCCGGCTCATGGGGAAAGTCCGGCAGATCAACCACCACACGACGATTGAATGAGAGCGAGTTCAATAACAATACGCCCGACTGTGCTGGGTCGGCTCCCTGCAGAATGATCTCTGACAGCTGACTCACACCCGCTTCATGAAAACCGGCCAGCGCTTCACTCGCAGCCTGAACCGTCGCTTCTTCTGCATCGGGGTGTGCGTGTTCAATCTGTTCTTCCAGCTTGCACAGTGCCGCTTCCTGAATGGGCTTACCATAAATCGCCTGCGCGACTGTCTGGAACCAGCGACCGGCGGTGAACTCATCATGCCTGTGGAAATAATCGATGAAGCGACTCAGGGGATCCGGCTTCCGCATCGCCACCAGCTGGCTTAAAAAGGGCGAGAGATATTCGCGCGCATCATAGGAAGAATGTCGTCCCGAGGATTCCGTGTTCTGAAAAAAGTCGTTTAACAGGACAAAGCTACCCAGCACCGGCGCATAGCGATGGATGCGTTTCAGATCCTGATAAAACGGTGATTTCACTTCTGGCCAGCGGGCAAACATCAGGGCACCGACCTGATCCTCTTCCATCGATTCCGCCATCCGCTGTGGAAACCGCAGGTAGCTCGCAGCCCCTTCCGCTGACATCGGAATCCGGGAATAGGCGTCGAGAATCGTGCCGTCCGCTCCTTCCCAGTGTATCTTGCTCTGTTCATAATCCGGATAAACCCCGTCGTCCAGCACCAGGTGCAGGGCGGAGTGAAAACCCGAACGATGCAGAAGCATCGGCAGCAAGGAGGCCAGTCCGAACCGGCGGCGGGCCCAGGTGGTCGGTGCGCGTCCAGAGATTTCGCGGATCGTCTCGGTCCCCGCCTGTAACTGCCAGATCAAAGATTCCACGGCGATCACGGGGGTCGCGATTTCTTCCTGCTCACCACCGATCACTTCCGTCTCCAGGTTTTCGCAGCTCTTCTTCAGAACGCTGATCAGTTCCGGATTCTGTTCTGCAACCGTTTCCAGGTCCTGTGCGGTGATCAACAGATTCAGAGGCTGTTCATCAGCAATCGCGGCCTGCAGGCTGTCATTGGCCCATTCCGGAGCCACCAGGCAGAGATCGATCAGGTAACAGTCAATCGGGTAGAACCGCTCACGGTTCTCCAGTAACACTTCAAAACAGGCTTTGAGGTGGGCCCGGGCTGCTTCTTCGTCATTCGCCAGTGCTGCATCCGCGGCAGCAATTGCTTCCCGCTGAATCGTCGCTTCATCCAGGCTACTGAAGTGATGCATGCACCGCGTCAGCAGCTCCAGCTGGATATAACAGAACCCCAGCGCATAAAAATCAGCCACCAGTTCCGACGAGATCTCCACGGCCGATGCAGGTCCGGTCTCAGCTGCATCTGCTTCCGGTGCTTCGTCAGTGGAGTGTAGGGGAGCCAGCGCCGCTGCTGTATATTCGTCCCTTTGAATTTTCCCGCTGACTACGGTCGCGCCGTTGGCTTCTGCTTCCTCAATCCAGCCG contains:
- the cmk gene encoding (d)CMP kinase, translating into MIVTIDGPAGSGKSTAARGLSQRLGFEFLDTGAMYRCVALAVLQRDIDPADEQAVVDVSRQIRISFSESHVILDGADVTQAIRTAAVTDAASQVAQYPAVREALVYLQRQAAEGVDIVSEGRDQGTVVFPNAFCKFFLIADPEERARRRYDEMQAQDKKITLEEILQQIYQRDQRDESRTVAPLKPADDAVEINTSCLTIDEVLDQLEQTVRDRQAASAE
- a CDS encoding metallophosphoesterase family protein — encoded protein: MLRAIISDIHGNLEALEAVLADIDRREISEIYCLGDIIGYGPNPRECIDLVRKRCKKSLLGNHDQAALFDPEGFNAGAERAIFWTRRMLETGDANKNQDRWDFLGELPRMIREDKLLFVHGSARNPLNEYVFPEDIYNQRKMERIFGLVDQYCFQGHTHIPGVFTESMNFLAPDEIDYVYPFGEEKFLVNVGSVGQPRDADSRSSYVIIDDEKVTFCRVEYDFNTTAEKIYDIPDLDNFLGDRLRDGR
- a CDS encoding YidC/Oxa1 family insertase periplasmic-domain containing protein; amino-acid sequence: MEQKRLLLFVTLSATVIFVWQMFIFPRIAPPPQPAAQQQAENAPAQDEPEQDGLEQDLPLVAQKPLKDGEVKPQPEQPKEQKPAFARNPRRTIVLGSLDPESGYFLQAKITTQGAAVMEASLNDPLYRDLNDKKKPLKVLDEFSGAKEVSRSLQIEMKQLDKKLEPFLTNTRRTDWKVLEEIKDPDDPKIIQAVHLGLTAPDGSIEVHKVFRLEKYPVPPDEDFRQFRNTKQAGYLIHFDLKLINESSQGQVLDYQLLGPVGIPLENADNTRKFRDVRIGFLQNDMSIDTETLNAPDIIEEVQAKNVEKYTRAFQFAGVDVQYFAALLSPDGKNFKPELVNGEMRSNYSASVEPVLIQQNVKNEAQSRVTIKVNSEEIELPAGGETEHSYALYAGPKRESLLGPPLKAAEIMDFGFFGPVAKLMLWLLTTLHSIGLSYGIAIVCLTVMVRGSLYPLSRKQALGAQKMKELQPQIAELKKKFGDDREKMGRAQMELFSKNNYNPLAGCLPIFLQLPIFFGLYTALNNAVQLRGTPFLWIDNLAAPDALFKLPFNLPILGDNFNLLPLITVGLFVVQQKLFMPPPTDKDQELQHKIMNYMMIGMGFLFYRVPAGLCVYFIASSLWGICERKLLDFQAKRRPATTTDPNVIDVTAESKKSSSNKKQDKKTKEKDDKPEKKGWFARLQEIADQAQAQAALNEKQRDQKSGDKGPGKKSKKRR
- a CDS encoding sigma-54-dependent transcriptional regulator; amino-acid sequence: MKTNSGSLLVVDDDQHILEAMADYLRSLGHRTETSLTCLDAIERLKEFPFQVVICDVNLPDQDGFHLLEWVQQNATDTAVIMLTGYGTIESAVEAIRLGAFEYLTKPVIDEELSLTIERCLDQRQVVEENKSLKAQLDQRYGLSNIVGQDYKMQKMFDLIESVADTRTTVLILGENGTGKTMTARAIHQLSDRANKPFVEVACGALPDTLLESELFGHKAGSFTGATHDKIGKFLQADGGTLFLDEIATASPSLQVKLLRVLQDREFEAVGDTKTHSVDIRLILATNQDLEEMVAKGEFRQDLYYRINVITLTQPALRERMSDIPLLVEHYLKVYNEQVGKAINGFDPAAMQAMLKYSWPGNVRELINVIERSVVLSKGDYIRVHDLPEQIRQEQSYSLSTENPSGGRSSLKNALANPERQIIIEALEANGWNRQNTSKALGINRTTLYKKMKKYDIDFEKQLMH
- a CDS encoding glycoside hydrolase family 38 N-terminal domain-containing protein; the protein is MTYNDIVILIPCHSLDDFPTELDEKEAESLLNAFAVAWHPELLASTRVIPSWHRSDEPPQFLADRLLLVPKTSEDWLPYGWIEEAEANGATVVSGKIQRDEYTAAALAPLHSTDEAPEADAAETGPASAVEISSELVADFYALGFCYIQLELLTRCMHHFSSLDEATIQREAIAAADAALANDEEAARAHLKACFEVLLENRERFYPIDCYLIDLCLVAPEWANDSLQAAIADEQPLNLLITAQDLETVAEQNPELISVLKKSCENLETEVIGGEQEEIATPVIAVESLIWQLQAGTETIREISGRAPTTWARRRFGLASLLPMLLHRSGFHSALHLVLDDGVYPDYEQSKIHWEGADGTILDAYSRIPMSAEGAASYLRFPQRMAESMEEDQVGALMFARWPEVKSPFYQDLKRIHRYAPVLGSFVLLNDFFQNTESSGRHSSYDAREYLSPFLSQLVAMRKPDPLSRFIDYFHRHDEFTAGRWFQTVAQAIYGKPIQEAALCKLEEQIEHAHPDAEEATVQAASEALAGFHEAGVSQLSEIILQGADPAQSGVLLLNSLSFNRRVVVDLPDFPHEPEARDYIKATQFDEQRKKAVVEIPGAGFVWLQPGKSPAPTVKSNVPIAEPLLLRNEFFEVHIHEETGGIAQIKEYGRKPNRLSQQLAYRFPYQRNIPRPDPLGDWDEKTPYAAIRGVQAELTCAGPGMGEIVTTGELYDQVSGNALATFRQTFQLWRGRPILDLKIELNAQVKPEGNPWDHYYASRFAWGDSTASLTRSLLESAHAFQGERFEGPHYFEIAEGEERVTILNHGLPFHRKTGPRMLDSMLVVEGESRWEFQFSIALNQNFPMQLARNVMVPAGQFSSPAGPPRMGDQGWLFHVSTSNVQITRVMDLKQDESNGARSRNGFAIRLIETEGVHRSIKLRCFKTPVSARQRDFHGKTVVELPIEEDAVLVEMSLYEIAEIEIFFEESH